From a region of the Sminthopsis crassicaudata isolate SCR6 chromosome 6, ASM4859323v1, whole genome shotgun sequence genome:
- the LOC141546214 gene encoding olfactory receptor 4A47-like, producing MENRNNVTEFVLLGLSQNPEVQKILFFIFLIIYILTMVGNSLIVMTVLGSKNLNSPMYFFLASLSFIDAIYSSVIVPKMTLDMLKEKATISFQACMVQLFLEHFFGGTEVFLLIFMAYDRYVAICKPLYYLVIMRWHICVLLVVVSWFGGFMHSIFHLIFIVKLTFCGPNVMDHFFCDMYPLLELSCTDTYIIGISVVANGGAICTTVFLLLIISYGVILHSLTAKSLEGRQKALSTCISHITVVVCFFVPCIFMYVRPVYTFPIDKSLAVFYTVITPMLNPLIYSLRNTEMKNAMRKLWNEKVMSSKQ from the coding sequence ATGGAAAACAGGAACAATGTAACTGAATTTGTCCTCCTGGGGCTTTCCCAGAACCCTGAGGtacaaaaaattctattttttatattcttaattaTCTACATTTTAACTATGGTGGGCAATAGCCTGATAGTCATGACTGTCCTTGGAAGTAAGAACTTGAATTCCCCTATGTACTTCTTTCTTGCCTCCTTGTCTTTTATAGATGCTATCTATTCCAGTGTCATTGTCCCTAAAATGACCCTTGATATGCTTAAAGAAAAAGCAACCATTTCTTTCCAAGCATGCATGGTCCAGCTattcttagaacatttttttgGAGGCACTGAagtttttctcctcatttttatgGCCTATGATCGCTATGTAGCCATCTGTAAGCCTTTGTATTACTTAGTCATTATGAGATGGCATATATGTGTTCTGCTTGTGGTGGTGTCCTGGTTTGGAGGTTTTATGCATTCAatatttcatctcatttttattGTAAAGCTCACATTTTGTGGACCCAATGTCATGGATCACTTCTTTTGTGACATGTATCCTTTACTGGAACTTTCTTGTACAGATACCTATATAATTGGCATTTCAGTGGTTGCCAATGGAGGAGCAATATGCACAACTGTCTTTTTactattgattatttcctatgGGGTCATTCTACATTCATTGACAGCTAAAAGTCTGGAAGGTCGACAAAAAGCCCTTTCTACTTGTATTTCCCACATCACCGTTGTTGTGTGCTTCTTTGTTCCTTGCATTTTTATGTATGTTAGGCCTGTCTATACCTTCCCCATTGATAAATCCCTGGCTGTTTTTTATACTGTCATTACTCCTATGTTGAACCCTTTGATCTACTCCCTGAGAAATACAGAGATGAAAAATGCCATGAGGAAGCTTTGGAACGAAAAAGTGATGTCCAGCAAGCAGTAA